One Paenarthrobacter aurescens TC1 DNA window includes the following coding sequences:
- a CDS encoding putative cell envelope-related transcriptional attenuator domain protein (identified by match to protein family HMM PF03816; match to protein family HMM TIGR00350), which produces MRRRDARPQGTGTAGPTGARHGEDADGTPRHMNAPKGLPLWLKIVTGVVSVALVAGVAFAAFWFIRLQTNITKAPLSAGETRNAGDPLVDDKTDRLQILILGSDTRDGKNAEYGSTEDSTGYGHSDVMMLLDISADNKRVNVLSFPRDLLVDVPQCTDRTNNQTFPARSGVMINEAMAEAGIGCAVDTVNQLTGLEIDHFMMADFNAVKELSHAVGGVNVCVSDPVFDPDSRLRLAKGDSLVEGEQALAFLRTRHAFGDGGDLGRIKGQQAFLSSLTRKLKDEGTLGNPQRLLQIADVVTQNLTVDEGLASVPSLLTIGGRLKDIDVSKVAFVAVPTQAAAADINRLELIEPQASQLFAALRADLDLTTPGATAPPAPSESPAPQPTATTPPAPAYDKAIQPVAVANGSGVATRAQELMTVLTGNGFAQTVSYLANPVDQTVLYYGPGFADVAADVATLFGIPAAQVQEAPGVAGVQLYVGTDFSSGTAYGAASVPSDVVNQTANDAVCQQVNPLYIDQQ; this is translated from the coding sequence GTGCGACGTCGTGACGCCCGCCCGCAGGGCACCGGCACCGCTGGCCCCACCGGGGCGCGCCATGGAGAGGATGCCGACGGTACCCCTCGCCATATGAACGCGCCCAAAGGCCTGCCGCTTTGGTTGAAAATTGTTACCGGCGTGGTCTCCGTTGCGCTGGTGGCAGGCGTTGCCTTTGCGGCTTTCTGGTTTATCCGCCTGCAGACCAATATCACCAAGGCGCCCTTGAGTGCCGGGGAAACCCGCAACGCCGGTGACCCGCTGGTGGACGATAAGACGGATCGCCTGCAGATCCTGATCCTTGGCTCCGATACCCGTGACGGCAAGAACGCCGAATACGGTAGCACTGAGGACTCCACCGGCTATGGCCACTCCGATGTCATGATGCTGCTGGACATCTCCGCGGACAATAAACGCGTCAATGTCTTGAGTTTCCCGCGCGACCTTCTTGTTGACGTGCCCCAATGCACCGACCGTACCAATAACCAGACCTTCCCTGCCCGCAGCGGCGTGATGATCAATGAAGCCATGGCAGAGGCCGGTATTGGTTGCGCGGTGGATACCGTGAACCAGTTGACCGGTTTGGAAATCGACCACTTCATGATGGCTGACTTCAACGCGGTCAAGGAACTCTCACATGCTGTGGGCGGTGTCAATGTTTGCGTCAGTGACCCGGTGTTTGACCCGGATTCCCGGCTCCGCCTCGCCAAGGGTGATTCCTTGGTTGAAGGCGAACAAGCTTTGGCGTTCCTCCGGACCAGGCATGCTTTCGGTGACGGAGGCGACCTTGGCCGCATCAAGGGGCAGCAAGCGTTCCTCTCATCCCTCACCAGGAAGCTCAAGGATGAGGGAACACTGGGTAACCCGCAAAGGCTGTTGCAGATCGCGGATGTGGTCACGCAGAACCTGACTGTGGACGAGGGCCTGGCGTCTGTTCCTTCGCTGCTGACTATTGGCGGGCGGCTCAAGGACATCGATGTTTCCAAGGTGGCGTTCGTAGCGGTGCCCACTCAGGCCGCCGCGGCTGACATTAACAGGTTGGAACTCATCGAGCCCCAGGCATCGCAGCTTTTCGCTGCGCTTCGTGCTGACCTCGACCTCACAACGCCGGGTGCGACGGCTCCTCCTGCACCGAGCGAAAGCCCGGCCCCACAGCCAACGGCTACCACGCCTCCCGCACCTGCGTACGACAAAGCGATTCAGCCGGTGGCCGTTGCCAACGGCAGTGGCGTTGCTACCAGGGCTCAGGAGCTCATGACCGTACTCACAGGGAACGGTTTCGCCCAGACGGTCTCCTACTTGGCTAATCCCGTGGATCAGACGGTGCTTTACTATGGACCGGGCTTCGCGGACGTGGCTGCCGACGTCGCTACACTTTTCGGCATCCCGGCCGCGCAGGTCCAGGAAGCTCCGGGCGTAGCGGGCGTGCAGCTCTACGTGGGTACAGACTTCAGCAGCGGAACTGCGTACGGTGCAGCCTCTGTTCCGTCCGATGTGGTCAACCAAACGGCCAACGATGCTGTTTGCCAACAGGTGAATCCCCTGTACATCGATCAGCAGTAG
- the era gene encoding GTP-binding protein Era (identified by match to protein family HMM PF01926; match to protein family HMM PF07650; match to protein family HMM TIGR00231; match to protein family HMM TIGR00436; match to protein family HMM TIGR00650) encodes MRQPCQRKTLTLKTFSMTPTQRNREFHVSKQNKKFDADADFGGFHAGFSVLVGRPNAGKSTLTNALVGQKVAITSAKPQTTRHTIRGIVHRDDAQLILVDTPGLHRPRTLLGKRLNELVADTLAEVDAIGFCLPANEKIGPGDKYIAAQLAAVGRKPIVALVTKTDLVDRQALTEQLLAVAALGRDVLGEQGWADIVPVSAADGFQVSTVADVLISHMPSSPPLYPDGELTDEPEAVMIAELIREAALEGVRDELPHSLAVVVEEIVPREGRTEDNPLLDVRVNLYVERPSQKAIIIGKGGSRLREVGTNARKGIETLLGTRIYLDLHVKVAKDWQRDPKQLVKLGF; translated from the coding sequence TTGCGGCAGCCATGCCAAAGGAAGACACTGACTTTGAAGACCTTCTCGATGACGCCGACTCAACGCAACAGGGAGTTCCACGTGAGCAAGCAAAATAAGAAATTCGATGCCGATGCCGATTTCGGTGGCTTCCACGCTGGCTTCTCGGTGCTTGTCGGCCGGCCCAATGCGGGGAAATCGACACTGACCAACGCGTTGGTTGGCCAGAAAGTGGCCATCACCTCGGCCAAACCGCAAACTACACGGCACACCATTCGCGGTATTGTCCACCGCGACGACGCCCAATTGATCCTTGTGGACACTCCGGGCCTTCACCGCCCGCGTACCCTGCTGGGAAAGCGTCTCAATGAACTTGTTGCAGACACCCTGGCGGAAGTCGATGCCATCGGTTTCTGCCTGCCGGCAAACGAAAAAATCGGCCCCGGCGACAAATACATCGCCGCTCAGCTTGCCGCCGTCGGACGCAAGCCCATCGTGGCACTTGTGACCAAAACCGACCTTGTGGATCGTCAGGCGTTGACGGAGCAATTGCTTGCAGTCGCCGCGTTGGGCCGCGATGTTCTTGGTGAGCAGGGCTGGGCTGACATCGTGCCTGTTTCTGCCGCCGATGGTTTTCAGGTCTCCACTGTTGCAGATGTCCTGATCAGCCACATGCCGTCCTCACCGCCGCTGTATCCTGACGGCGAGCTGACGGACGAGCCTGAGGCCGTCATGATCGCAGAGCTGATTCGCGAAGCGGCACTTGAGGGCGTCCGCGATGAACTTCCGCACTCACTCGCAGTGGTGGTGGAGGAAATCGTTCCCCGTGAGGGCCGGACCGAGGACAACCCGCTGTTGGATGTTCGCGTGAACCTTTATGTTGAACGGCCTTCCCAGAAGGCCATCATCATCGGCAAGGGCGGAAGCCGTTTGCGTGAGGTGGGAACCAACGCCCGAAAGGGTATCGAGACGCTGCTCGGCACCCGGATCTACCTCGATCTCCACGTTAAAGTAGCCAAAGACTGGCAGCGCGATCCCAAGCAATTGGTCAAACTCGGGTTCTAG